In the genome of Caballeronia sp. NK8, the window GCACCCCCAACCGCGCGTGCATGACCGTCGCGCCATATCCCTTCTGCCGGCCACACGATGAAGACCTTTCACTGCAACCGTTGCAACCAGCTGGTGTTCTTCGAAAACACGCATTGCGAGAACTGCGGCGCACGCCTCGGCTACGTGCCCGAGATCAATCAGATCAGCGCGTTCGAAGAGACCGATGACGGCCGCTGGCGCAGCCTTCATCCGCTCGCGGAGAATCTGGTCTATCGGCCGTGCCACAACTACGCCGTCGAAAACGTCTGCAACTGGGTCGTTTCCGCGCCCGAACCGGATACGCCCGAGACGCTCTGTTGTTCGTGCGAACTGACGAGCACCATTCCCAACCTCTCGAATCCGGAGAACCGCCTCTACTGGTATCGCATCGAAGCCGCCAAGCGGCGCCTCCTCTATACGTTCGCGGAACTGGGCCTGCCGATACAGTCGCGTCAGGACGACCCCGAACGCGGCCTCGAATTTCAGTTTCTCGAAGGCGATGCGCAGGGCCACGGTGTGATGACGGGTCATAACAACGGCATCATCACGCTCAACATTGCCGAAGCCGACGACGCGCATCGCGAGAAGACACGTTCCGCGCTGCACGAGCCGTATCGCACGCTGCTCGGCCATTTCCGCCATGAATCCGGGCACTACTTCTTCGACCGCCTGATCGCCGATAC includes:
- a CDS encoding putative zinc-binding metallopeptidase, coding for MKTFHCNRCNQLVFFENTHCENCGARLGYVPEINQISAFEETDDGRWRSLHPLAENLVYRPCHNYAVENVCNWVVSAPEPDTPETLCCSCELTSTIPNLSNPENRLYWYRIEAAKRRLLYTFAELGLPIQSRQDDPERGLEFQFLEGDAQGHGVMTGHNNGIITLNIAEADDAHREKTRSALHEPYRTLLGHFRHESGHYFFDRLIADTARIAPFRTAFGDEQADYAAALDRHYQEGPPAQWENNFISSYATMHPWEDWAETWAHYLHIVDTLDTAVSCGLVLVPDSPHEPTLTDQTPVEETTFDNLMKRWFPLTYVLNSLNRSLGMPDGYPFTLAPAVIDKLRFVHRVVAAAAKR